A stretch of DNA from Babesia bovis T2Bo chromosome 2, whole genome shotgun sequence:
GTAGCCGCCATCTAGATCCTATTCAGCATCAGCAACGCCATTGTCGCGCGCTAGCAATATGGGCTAAATACCCAATGTGACCATGCAAACAGGTTTTGTGCGTTTTATATAACGCAATATAGAGGGAATGTAGAGTGCTTTCCGTGTTGCTAGTAACAATAGCGGGGCGTACATCACGGAATTTAGCAGCTCCCCATGAATGTTACATTCCCCATATCATTGGAGaaaatataccaatataGCTACATATATCAATCATATCTAAGATCTATAATTGCGATGTGCGAAATTGTCCTGGAAAATTCGGACGCGGATCGCTCGGTACTTGCACTACTCGTGATCTTCCATACCTGTATATCACGCGACCTTGCTGATTTTTGaactatatacaaatattTTTGAATTTTGCACATTTAATTGCACTCTAGCGATCTTAATTACTATCGCAAGCCGGTATCAGTTGACAGCTACCATTTTTTGACCACCTGACGTGGAATATATTTTCTCCGGTAATTGCTTTTGTTATCTAGCTATTCCACCAGATTAATGTATACCACACTTTGTTATAAGgaataatataaaacatgCATGATTAGGGCTACTTCTCGTCGTTGATGACCTATGTTTGCGATGTGTACGTGCATAGGAAGTAGTGACTACATGATACCTTAACGTTAACATTTGAAGGATAAAGAGCTTTAGATACATATGTACATGTGATTACTGGTCCGCTTTATTTGTGTGTAGCGGGATATCTGTTTTATATACTACACTTGAGACCCCTGTTTCCAGATCCAGGCAATATGCAACTATATGATTGAAATTCTATTTCAGCTACGCTGTAAATCACTTTGGAGTGTAACTATGCGAGATAATGTTGATAAATTATATTCGTCATAACGCTGGAATATCCTATACAGTGATATACCCAAAATACTTCTAGAGAATAAAGTATCTATTGAATAGTAGTTACATTAACCACTAGCAAACGTACATACTACATCTAGCAGATTACACTATTATCCAAGGTACTACGTTGAAATGGTACCATTAACTACTATGCTGCAACTACGGGCGACCATCACCGAAAGAGATGTCAATGGATCAAATGTATAGTCCACTGTTATTGTTTGATATGAAATTCTACAGTATATCCAGAAATTTGTGCCCTACATGTAATCTGCTTTTGGCGCAGTAACGCCCGCTGCGGCACACCGGCGTCATTAAAAGTTTTATTTTATCCACGCGACACTGGATTGTATCATAGAAGGTTACAATCGTAATTTATTAAAGGCTTCTGTGCAATTAATTTCGAAGCACATCCTTAATCGGACgttaacatatacacataacacccttgtatatattcaggTTGGTTTTACGATATATTCACGCTGCACTGCATATTAAGTGTACCGTAACATTTTTGTATATCGCgttaattatattatttgcAGGATGGCTGCTGCTGCTGAGATTGCTAAAATCCCGTGCGATCCGCACTCAATCTTCTTCGGACTTATGGGAGCCGTTTCTTCCATGGTCTTCTCAAGTATGTTATACATCTATAGTGTTTAAATAGATCGCAGGTCTTGGAGCTGCTTACGGTACCGCACGCAGTGGTGTAGGTATCAGCAGCATGGGTGTCATGCGCCCTGACCTGGTCATGAGATCTATTATCCCAGTTATTATGGCTGGTGTTTTGGGTATTTACGGACTTATTATGGCTGTTATCATCGTCCTTAACATGGGACATCCCGGGTCATACTCTGCCTATGCTGGATACTCACACCTGTCAGCCGGACTTATCGTTGGTTTCAGTGGACTGGTGagtatatagattatatataataatgaCCCACAGGCTTCTGGTTTGGCCATCGGTATTGTAGGTGACGCCGGTGTCAGGGCCAACGCACAGCAAACAAGGCTGTTCGTCGGTATGGTACTCACCCTCGTCTTCGCCGAAACCCTTGCTCTTTACGGACTTATTGTCGGTCTGATCGTAGCCCTTAAGCCCGTTGCCGGTTTGTGCCTCCCCTATGCCAGCTGAAAACACAATAAGCAATTAATATTGACTCGATAGCTTCATTTATGTAGTACTGTTAAAATATGCGATTTGCCATATTACGGCAGGCGTGACGGGTTTCCAGCAAAACTGGACCGCGGATCTTAGATGCGACTAGTTTGTTGTTAGCAATTACAACAAAAGCATTCTCGTCAAACTTGAACATCATGCCGTCGCGACGCATAGTTTCCTTGCGGCGACGAATTATTATACCGCGAGGTGTTTTGTTGCTAAATGTACACTCAGCAGTCTTGGCACGAACGGATACCTTAATGCGGTCACCAATCTTACCAGTGCCGTGGCGATTGCGACCTAAACCGATAATACAACCCTTGATAATACCAGTAGTGTCGCCGCAGCGCACAATTGACATCTTTTGAAGACCGTATAGCAACGTAGAAGCAAACATGGTggagttatatatacagagCGATACAAATCAAATAGTGCACCAAAACGGTCAGGGTAAGATCACTGGTTACTGGAATATGAATTGATATACCTTTTGTAACGTTCATGAAATTGCTTATTAGTACTCGATTTACTTATCACAATAGCTCGGTTCAAAAATTCCGACTCCTCTAATGTACGAAATCCAGAATGAGTAATCTGGCCTTTAAACCAACTTGGCTTGAACAATACAGGCGCTAGTGATGTGCCCGAACTCGCGCTATCTAATAATGACGCATAACCGTCTTCAGATGACTCTGGGAGAAGTGTATTTTCACAAATGCCTAAAAATGCCTGGATGTCACCATCACGTACAGCATTAGATAGCAACGCACATTGAGCGTCAGTTATACCATTCCatagatatacacaatGGCGCCAATTTGATATCTGCTGATTCCACTGCGATATACTCAAGGATGATCGGTGATCAGGTGTCACTGGATGCCAAGAGTTACGCAACTCCTTAAAACGCAATTCCCGAGGAACAGTAGCTGTATAACGCTCATAAGCAGCATTCAGTTTAGTAAGAGTTATATTCTTCAAACGATTTGACGCCCTGGCCTCACGATCGTAATTGTCCTTATCTTTATCAACGTACGTGCTTTGACGAGCATATTTAGCATAACGCATCCTATGATCGGATCTAATTCTAAAGAGCACTCATTAGTATTcaatataatgtattaatgctactaaaggatgtagtATTAAACAGGAGCGATAAAGCCAACATGGCATCAAGTGTGTGAGGTGACACAACACACAAACGAAAAAAGCTGACATTCCCAGCAAAAGGTTTTCTGAGTATTtctgtatatttacatcaCAAAACATGTTGCAAATTCATGGGATTTTAGTAAATGTGTGCACTTTTAGACAGAGAGAATGAAAACGACATCAACCCTGGTAGTAGTATCAACTATCGCCACGCTCTCAGTAGCAACGGCAGCTACATCCAATAGAACGGGAGGAGCGATAAATGGATTCATGCCGCACCTAGTCAACTCTACAGTGTCAACTATCGCAGGAGTATCACAACAGGACCTAGACACACCGCACATCTCACTCAAAGTTATGCCTTCAAAACGTATACACATCTCACCAAGTGAAATGAATGCGCTTTTGTTCACCATCAAACAGGAAATTCATAGGAAGGTATGTTTGAGCACACATTACACACCTTGTCATATGTCACGCAGGTCAACCAACTAGAAGGTATAGTGTAACTGTAAACCAAATACATGACGCCATAACAGATGATCTGATAGAACATAGACACGAAAACGAAAAACACCTATCAGCATGGGCACTCAATCAAGCTCCAGTATATATGCCATTTAGAGGTAAGACCAATCATACAGATAAAACCTTACTTGAATATAGATAATCCGGAAGGGACCAAAAATAAACATGAAAGTAGTCTTGAGTTAGAAGTACAAAAAAATAAACAGAAGGCTGAAGATAGAAACAGCTCAGGTAAACCACAAGAGCTCGAAACTGTAAGTTAGTTATCATATAGCGATTAACTACAAACAGAAGGACACAACCAAGCCTAATGAGAAGCCAGCATGACTCCTAGTACCACGCCATCACCCAGAGGTATATCTAGAATCCACTGGCCTCTAAGGCTATAAACATCAAGCATAAGTAATCACGTAAACATGACCTAATAATAAATTAATTAATTTATTCTATAGCATCGACCCATGGATTATAGTGTGTAAGTGCCCTACCATTGGTGAGAGCAATGTTAACCAGTGCCTTATAGAATATTGATCTAGAGAATCCTATTATAAGGTCATAAAACAGATTTTTAAACATGAAGGTGAGCAATTTCAATCAGTGAATTATCCTTCGACAGATTGTTGCACAACACGTTAAAGACGTCATAAGAGCGGCACTGAACAGCTGTGTGGGCCAAAAGGTACTGCAAGAGCACTTGCCAAATCTGTCCGTTGTATCCGCCAACCCGAAGTTTGGAGATTTTCAGTGTAGGTCGTCCTCATGATTCATATATTCCCACTCCAGGGAATGATGCAATATCGCTGTACAAAGCAATAGGAAGTACTCTACAAGTAGGAAGCCCTAAAGAACTCGCTGAACTAGTAAAATCACACATATCTTCATCCACGTTCTCTGCTGTTAACGTCTCGCCTCAAGGGTTTCTCACAGTGACGCTATCGAAGGAATTCATAGAAGGAGAGATACGCCACTTGTACAAACATGGAGTCTCAGTGCCACAAGCACCCAAAGGGTAGGTTAAGGCTTACTGGCCCTGTAAAATGACTTGCCTCACAGATTCCGAGTGGCAGTTGACTTCTCATCACCAAACATCGCCAAGGAGATGCACGTTGGCCACTTAAGGTCAACCATTATCGGCGAATCACTATGTAAGATTGCTTGATAtagtacatatatattcccAGCACGTATCCTCGAGTTCCACGGCTATGATGTACTTAGAATTAATCACCTGGGAGATTGGGGAACGCATTTTGGTATGCTGGTGGAATATATGCTGGCAAAGCATCCCGATTTCATGACAAACGTGCCCAGCATTAGCGATTTTACACAATTCTATAAAGAAGCAAAGGCCCTTATGGACGCGGATGCAGAGTTTAAAGCGAGAAGTAGGAAACGTGTGGTACTCTTGCAAAGTGGTGATGAACTATCAATCAATGTATGGAAGTTACTATGCCAAATTAGCGAAAGGGAATTCGCaaagatatataaaatgctaGATATAACGATAGAAAATTGCGGAGAATCATTCTATAACGATATGATACCAGATGTTGTAAACGAACTCAAGGAAAAGGATCTAGTAGTGGAGTCAGAAGGAGCACAGTGCGTATTCACAAGCGTCAGCTCAGTGCCACTCATGGCAATCAAAAGTGACGGGAGCTACGGATACGACTCAACCGACCTGGCGTGTATCAGATATCGTATTAAAACCCTTGGAAGCAAGTGGCTCATATACGTCACCGATGTAGGACAGCAAGAGCACTTTATGAAGGTATTTGAAACAGCGCGCCTTGCAGGTAAGGTACTATATATGGGATAACTAATATGTCACAGGATGGAGTAAAGTAGATGGTCAAGATATTAGGATAGACCACTTGGGATTCGGGATGGTACAAGATTCTTCTGGGAATAAATTCAAAACACGCTCTGGAGATACGGTAAAGTTAATCACATTGCTGGACGAAGCAGTGTCAAGAGCGACTGTTGAACTAGAGTCAAGAATCAAAGCACgacaagaagaaggagaaACTGAAATTGATATCAACGTCCCTGAAGTGGCAAAGGTTCTAGGATATGGCGCTGTAAAGTATTTCGAACTCAGAcaaaatatcgcaaacaaCTATAAATTCTCATTCGACCACATGCTTGATCCAAGGGGCAACACAGCGATATACCTCTTGTACGCATATGCACGCATATGCCAAATATTCCACAAAGCAGGGATTGACCCGGAAACACTGCAACCGGAACTACTTGACCTAGTACACCCTTTGGAAATATCACTCGCAAAGCATATACTAAAGCTGCCAGCAGTGCTACATCAAATCACCGCAGATTTCCTCATTTCTAAGCTAGCCGATTTCGTATATGCACTCAGTGTGGAATTTTCGTCATTCTACAAACAGTGCAAGGTAATCGGGGACCCTAATGAAAAAACTAGATTGCTTCTGTGCCATGCAACGAAGACCGTTATGAAGGTGAGTACCATTATGTACACAATACATTACTAAACAGACTGCATTCCAATTATTGGGAATCAAGCCACTAGACCGTATATAAACTAAAATCTAATGTGCTATACCCTGCTGCCACGCCTGGACCATGTCGTAGACCAAAGTAGTCTTACTATGTAGCGAGGCGTGTACTTTGCGCAAAATGAAACTAGCAGCACGCTCAGGCGTTGCTTCCAAAAATAAACGCTGACGGAGCTTATCCACAGAACTACGCCTGAAACACGTCATGCCAGAATGCTCAAGCAACTTGACAAACGATATCAACGTAGATGATTCCTGTCTCACACAAAGATAAGAAGCGACTAACAAGCGCACATAACGCTGAAAGTTGTCGGATTCAACACCACCTAGCAAATCAGTCATCTCCTTAGTCAACTTAAATGGCGCCTGCTCAAAATGTACATCAGCAGCAGGAGATGAACCTAGGATAAAACCATAGTCAATGTGGATTATATGGCCAGCAGAAGATATCATCAGGTTACCATTGTGACGGTCCTTAACCTGTAACAGAAAACATAAAAGAGAATAACCAGCCATAGATTTTATAAAGTTATCCATGGCACAACGAAACGTTGTACTGCCTCGAGGACCAAACTTCAGCAAAAAGTAATCCTCCAAACTACCGCCATAATCCTGGCCAATGGTATGACGACTTATGCTACCAGGAATGAAACCAACTATACCACCCAAGATGTGAGTACAACCAATAACACCCTGAAGGGTATCCGGAATATTGGCCTCGGCATAGCAAAGCGGCCTACACCCGGAGCACCAACGGTTTTGCATGATTGTGTGGTTCACCAACGATGCCATGGATTCAGTATCTGAACTGTCAGCGTTATACTCCTGCCTGGATCCCTGGTGAGGACTAGTGGGACGTGAAGGTGACCCTACGTTGCTAGGCTCCATTTTTACGTGGTCCATAAACAACGCAACGGAATCCAAAGAAGTAACAGAATGGGCATTCGACATGTTCTTATCACCCTGTGAGTACAAGGTACCCGGGCCAAAAATATCAAGAGATGGCAACCGAAGTTTTAGCACAGTATATAGCGCCGTGGAATATGGTACCACAAGAAAAGGCTGTAAATAAGCTTCCAAATTGTATTTGCGAAATACATGCATCAAAAACAACTTAACCTGTATAACTAAGGCATCCTGACGCATGTCGTCATTCATCTTGTATATGTAACGAGTAGACATGCTGTTTTCCAAGTAAAAGTCAAGCGTAAATGGCACACGCGTAGCAGAGTTAAGCATGTGCGATGTCTTAGCGTCCAAGCAGCGTATGCTCTTGGAGCCATAGCTCCCAGGTGTTACGTTGTGCAACCCATAACCACACTTCTCGAGGCTGTCATCAAAGCAACGAACATGACGACCCACTATGCATCTTTGGTTCACCTTAGAAAGACCTTCACGAAGCCTACGCTTACGATCGTTGGGATCAACCGTGGCTAAATATAAAGCCAACTCAAGCAACTTGCTATGCATATGAATGCTGCGCATGTCCAGACGTAGCTTGTCAGAATCACGAGCTGCGCAAATAAACAAATCCAAAAACGTAGCTGCCTTGTGCGCAACACCGTGCTGATCACTGGTATGAACCATACAAGCCAAGTAATATGGTAAACGCTCACTCACTAAGTCGTCAGACATAGTTGCACTCAACAAGTGCCAAACACGGTCACCAGGGTCAACATAAAGCGATTGTACCAGTTGAGGTAAAATAAGCGAAACAAGATGAGGATTATGGGCTAAGGCATGACAAGCCTGTGTACGCTGCATCACACTGAGGTTGTCATTCACAATAAACTCAGACAGACAAACATCAATCCCCTTGTGCTGCAAGTATATCTGAGCAAGCAAAGATGTATGCCCACTAAAATAAATTTTGCCACTTGAAACCGTACGCATAGAGTGTGGTAACCAAGGTTTAATGACCCCTTGAGATGCCAAATAATCAAACATCACATGCCTCTGGCAATCAGCCATAATGCCTTCAACAGTGGGTATAATTTTCAGACAAGTCATATTACCAACGGCAAACAAAAGCTTCAAGTAAACCGGATGACGCACCACCGCATCCAAGTTGGGATTTTTAAACCTAGGATTCATAGACTCACGAGATAAAAGCGTTAGACAACGCTGACGAATAAGATGCGCAGCAAATCGCAAAGATACAGGAGCACCATGCTTACCACAATCATCATCGTTCTGATATGTACTGACACCCTTAAAACCTAAAAATACATCACAGACCTCATCCAAGCCCTCACTGAAGTTAACAAAAGAAATATACAACTTGGATATATAGGTCTTGATTAGTACCTTTACCAAACGAACGTGTGAAGCATAGAAACCTGATTGCCTAAACAACTTCAGTATACGGTGCATACCGCAAGCAACGTTAGTAAAATCTATCAGACACCTGAAACAGGGCTTAGCCTTCGGACACCTAATCATACCATGAGTAATAACCGAATCGTGAAAGAATCTAGCCATAATCTGAATTGCAAGCCAAGCGCTGCGTCGTGAGACTTGGGAAGATGTAAGCAACTGAGTCACCAGCATGAGAAGCCATTTAACATGACCTATACCCTTGCCAACAGGCAGTGCACTGTGATTTAATAAGCCCATCGATGCCATACGCTCAATCACGAAGAAATGAGGAACAAACTGCCATTTGGGTTCTTGAAAGAGCAGTC
This window harbors:
- a CDS encoding putative V-type H+ transporting ATPase 16kDa proteolipid subunit, with amino-acid sequence MAAAAEIAKIPCDPHSIFFGLMGAVSSMVFSSLGAAYGTARSGVGISSMGVMRPDLVMRSIIPVIMAGVLGIYGLIMAVIIVLNMGHPGSYSAYAGYSHLSAGLIVGFSGLASGLAIGIVGDAGVRANAQQTRLFVGMVLTLVFAETLALYGLIVGLIVALKPVAGLCLPYAS
- a CDS encoding putative 50S ribosomal subunit protein L14, which translates into the protein MFASTLLYGLQKMSIVRCGDTTGIIKGCIIGLGRNRHGTGKIGDRIKVSVRAKTAECTFSNKTPRGIIIRRRKETMRRDGMMFKFDENAFVVIANNKLVASKIRGPVLLETRHACRNMANRIF
- a CDS encoding histone RNA hairpin-binding family protein, producing the protein MRYAKYARQSTYVDKDKDNYDREARASNRLKNITLTKLNAAYERYTATVPRELRFKELRNSWHPVTPDHRSSLSISQWNQQISNWRHCVYLWNGITDAQCALLSNAVRDGDIQAFLGICENTLLPESSEDGYASLLDSASSGTSLAPVLFKPSWFKGQITHSGFRTLEESEFLNRAIVISKSSTNKQFHERYKRYINSYSSNQ
- a CDS encoding putative integral membrane protein; the protein is MKTTSTLVVVSTIATLSVATAATSNRTGGAINGFMPHLVNSTVSTIAGVSQQDLDTPHISLKVMPSKRIHISPSEMNALLFTIKQEIHRKVNQLEDDLIEHRHENEKHLSAWALNQAPVYMPFRDNPEGTKNKHESSLELEVQKNKQKAEDRNSSGKPQELETKDTTKPNEKPA
- a CDS encoding putative arginyl-tRNA synthetase; translated protein: MKIVAQHVKDVIRAALNSCVGQKVLQEHLPNLSVVSANPKFGDFQWNDAISLYKAIGSTLQVGSPKELAELVKSHISSSTFSAVNVSPQGFLTVTLSKEFIEGEIRHLYKHGVSVPQAPKGFRVAVDFSSPNIAKEMHVGHLRSTIIGESLSRILEFHGYDVLRINHLGDWGTHFGMLVEYMLAKHPDFMTNVPSISDFTQFYKEAKALMDADAEFKARSRKRVVLLQSGDELSINVWKLLCQISEREFAKIYKMLDITIENCGESFYNDMIPDVVNELKEKDLVVESEGAQCVFTSVSSVPLMAIKSDGSYGYDSTDLACIRYRIKTLGSKWLIYVTDVGQQEHFMKVFETARLAGWSKVDGQDIRIDHLGFGMVQDSSGNKFKTRSGDTVKLITLLDEAVSRATVELESRIKARQEEGETEIDINVPEVAKVLGYGAVKYFELRQNIANNYKFSFDHMLDPRGNTAIYLLYAYARICQIFHKAGIDPETLQPELLDLVHPLEISLAKHILKLPAVLHQITADFLISKLADFVYALSVEFSSFYKQCKVIGDPNEKTRLLLCHATKTVMKTAFQLLGIKPLDRI
- a CDS encoding Phosphatidylinositol 3- and 4-kinase family protein; amino-acid sequence: MDVTHFVDSYLAYKHAQCSSLKNASSFDALDKLCHRRSSTSLNCKNLHCSSSDTTTSSFSFEDLNPERLRLSASRLIFLFERNLEITLDILTSYILRCLIFNNVGQRQYKRLIKLTKFISTFFRVVPIGGIKVKDACSRSKKSAVFFSKDKVLNSRLQRKHIKARQNILATLRTCLRLKGFLSGLHINPWYIVQLLRRVSILVKSRSKLYEDGWVDIQTLYSHDSRGYALLDDGATLILNILYNACHKIPGHIVLRSKLCQWNCFRRVYTREMAHIILFMDYVFVEKSHLKLLNSLRRLLHENINNLLYRIDPGKLKPSAYTDMCNQLYTIYAFLNRRLLFQEPKWQFVPHFFVIERMASMGLLNHSALPVGKGIGHVKWLLMLVTQLLTSSQVSRRSAWLAIQIMARFFHDSVITHGMIRCPKAKPCFRCLIDFTNVACGMHRILKLFRQSGFYASHVRLVKVLIKTYISKLYISFVNFSEGLDEVCDVFLGFKGVSTYQNDDDCGKHGAPVSLRFAAHLIRQRCLTLLSRESMNPRFKNPNLDAVVRHPVYLKLLFAVGNMTCLKIIPTVEGIMADCQRHVMFDYLASQGVIKPWLPHSMRTVSSGKIYFSGHTSLLAQIYLQHKGIDVCLSEFIVNDNLSVMQRTQACHALAHNPHLVSLILPQLVQSLYVDPGDRVWHLLSATMSDDLVSERLPYYLACMVHTSDQHGVAHKAATFLDLFICAARDSDKLRLDMRSIHMHSKLLELALYLATVDPNDRKRRLREGLSKVNQRCIVGRHVRCFDDSLEKCGYGLHNVTPGSYGSKSIRCLDAKTSHMLNSATRVPFTLDFYLENSMSTRYIYKMNDDMRQDALVIQVKLFLMHVFRKYNLEAYLQPFLVVPYSTALYTVLKLRLPSLDIFGPGTLYSQGDKNMSNAHSVTSLDSVALFMDHVKMEPSNVGSPSRPTSPHQGSRQEYNADSSDTESMASLVNHTIMQNRWCSGCRPLCYAEANIPDTLQGVIGCTHILGGIVGFIPGSISRHTIGQDYGGSLEDYFLLKFGPRGSTTFRCAMDNFIKSMAGYSLLCFLLQVKDRHNGNLMISSAGHIIHIDYGFILGSSPAADVHFEQAPFKLTKEMTDLLGGVESDNFQRYVRLLVASYLCVRQESSTLISFVKLLEHSGMTCFRRSSVDKLRQRLFLEATPERAASFILRKVHASLHSKTTLVYDMVQAWQQGIAH